A segment of the Streptomyces sp. XD-27 genome:
ACCATGAGGCTGCCGTCGGCCACGGCGGGCTGCCGGGTGCGCCACCAGGCCGCTGCCGCCTCCTGGTGGAACGGGGCGAGGAAGCCGAGGGAGGAGCCGTCGTCCACGGCGTCGACGAGGAGGTCGGCCAGGCTCTTGAGGCTGTCGCGGAAGTCGTCGGCGGACAGGCGGGTGATCGTGCGCACAGCGGGGTTCCTTCGGTATGGGTGGGATGTGAGGGGAGCGGCGGCCCGGCTCACGGCAGGACGAGCACCAGCGCGTAACGGACCGGGTCGGGCCCCGGGCAGCGGAACCGCGACCGGTCCCACAACCGGAAGCGCAGGCAGTCCCCGGCCCGTATCAGGTGCGCGGCGCCGCCCGCGGTGACCTCCAGCGCGCCCTCCAGCACCCAGATGTGCTGCTCCAGGCCGGGCACGGGCGGCCCGTCGTACGAGATGTCCGCACCCGGCCGCAGGACGCCCTCGACGATCTCGCCGCGCAGGCCGGGATGGGGCGGGGACACCGACCGGCGGGTGAAGCCCGAGGCCTCGTCCTGCCACACCGTCTGCCGGTCGGCCCGGACCAGCTGCGGCGGCTCCGACTCGACCTCGGCCAGCAACTGCGACATCGTCCGCTCGTACGCCACGCACAGCCTGCCCAGCAGCGCCGCCGTCGGGCTGATCTCGGCCCGCTCCAGCCGCGACAGCGTCGAACGGCTCACGTCGGCGCGCCGCGCGACCTCCTCGAGCGACCAGCCGCGCTCCGCCCGC
Coding sequences within it:
- a CDS encoding helix-turn-helix domain-containing protein; amino-acid sequence: MGEDIEARLAARLAELRAERGWSLEEVARRADVSRSTLSRLERAEISPTAALLGRLCVAYERTMSQLLAEVESEPPQLVRADRQTVWQDEASGFTRRSVSPPHPGLRGEIVEGVLRPGADISYDGPPVPGLEQHIWVLEGALEVTAGGAAHLIRAGDCLRFRLWDRSRFRCPGPDPVRYALVLVLP